From the Primulina tabacum isolate GXHZ01 chromosome 15, ASM2559414v2, whole genome shotgun sequence genome, one window contains:
- the LOC142527164 gene encoding uncharacterized protein LOC142527164 produces MNKLGRGYRAKNMGYASNELNGVGFGLNSPTLLVIRLPESRVLRIMSRSMFVAMVILALPTIGSMIRTSSNGALYDKGGDSVIGGGFKILPILFRDLLDEGLIKKGHKGFILGAGMGETEDDLEFLKDAGIDLFTGFNLQLKKVVENRLFDFAFALSFDVIQVFDGVVKDGGLVISPLGDDYSSKLRFLRNYKIVYLKRFENTVAAMRKNRGSRNGRENPPVDQVLCGVIVDEKKAALKGLEDAYLEPPRQEALTRKSSFTSRKIKFLPDLLKDSLDKYPRRVFISDDSSALDWFYKNYPMRDQEFEVYDLDIVSNSELAEGVLIQGTEVSTWLTKNIEREDYVVMKAEADLVEEMLRDRTLYLVDELFLECKNQWQDGGVNGSKRAYWQCLALYGQVKDEGIAVHQWWS; encoded by the coding sequence ATGAATAAATTGGGTCGAGGGTACCGAGCTAAGAATATGGGGTATGCTTCGAATGAGCTGAATGGGGTTGGATTTGGGTTGAATTCTCcaacccttttggtaatcaggcTACCTGAATCGCGGGTTTTGCGTATCATGTCAAGATCTATGTTCGTGGCTATGGTTATTCTGGCATTGCCCACGATTGGCTCTATGATCAGAACCTCGTCCAATGGCGCTCTGTACGACAAGGGTGGCGATTCAGTCATCGGTGGTGGGTTCAAAATTCTGCCTATTTTGTTCCGTGATTTGTTGGACGAAGGCCTGATCAAGAAAGGCCACAAAGGTTTTATTTTGGGGGCTGGCATGGGTGAAACTGAAGATGATTTGGAGTTCTTGAAGGATGCTGGCATTGATTTGTTCACCGGATTTAATCTGCAGCTCAAAAAGGTTGTTGAAAACAGGTTGTTTGATTTCGCATTCGCCTTGAGTTTTGATGTGATCCAGGTGTTTGATGGTGTTGTAAAGGATGGCGGATTGGTGATATCGCCATTGGGCGATGACTACTCCAGCAAGCTAagatttctaagaaattacaaGATTGTTTATCTAAAAAGGTTCGAGAACACTGTGGCTGCGATGAGGAAAAACCGGGGATCGCGGAATGGAAGGGAAAATCCCCCTGTGGATCAAGTGTTATGTGGCGTTATAGTGGATGAAAAGAAAGCTGCATTGAAGGGGTTGGAGGATGCATATCTCGAACCTCCTAGGCAGGAAGCCTTGACAAGAAAATCAAGCTTTACATCACGAAAAATCAAGTTCCTTCCTGATCTTTTGAAGGATTCGTTGGATAAATACCCCCGTCGAGTCTTCATCTCGGATGACTCAAGTGCACTTGACTGGTTTTACAAGAACTATCCCATGAGGGATCAAGAATTCGAAGTTTATGACTTGGATATAGTGAGTAACAGTGAATTAGCTGAAGGTGTACTCATTCAAGGAACGGAGGTATCAACCTGGTTAACGAAGAACATAGAACGCGAGGACTACGTCGTGATGAAAGCCGAGGCAGATTTGGTGGAGGAGATGCTCAGAGATAGGACATTGTATCTTGTGGATGAATTGTTCTTGGAGTGCAAGAATCAATGGCAAGATGGAGGAGTGAATGGGAGCAAGAGGGCATATTGGCAGTGTTTAGCATTGTATGGTCAAGTGAAGGATGAGGGGATTGCAGTACACCAATGGTGGAGCTAA
- the LOC142527166 gene encoding uncharacterized protein LOC142527166 yields MEKISLALVMTVRKLMPYFLSHPIVVLTNSPLGRIMTHAEVSGRMVKWTVELGEYDIEYKPRVAIKAQALTDFLIEMIQPGEEEVWRIFVDGASNLSGCGVGVVLIAPSGVKIKLALRIDSRVTNNEAEYEAVLAGLQAAREVGASRVIIYSDSQLVTQQIKGTYEAKNEKMLKYLGLITTRASLFSDWSIEKIPREKNEEADILAKLAASMSDISTREVLCFIRLVLSVDEEAPPTQRSSWMTPLIGYVVHGKLPEDRARAVKIKKQAPRFVFLNDVLYRRSYQGPLLKWVSENEVEYVLREIHEGCCGEHLGGNVLSRKAILAGFWWPQMNQDAARLVQKCQARAQKKFLLVVVDYFSKWVEAEPLAKITEEEVMKFLWKNIVCKYGIPRKLISDNGRQFQGKKITSWCQEMKIIQSFTSVAYPQANGQTEVTNRIIVQALKARLHGKGKDWVEELPSVLWAYRTTPQTSTRETPYSVVYDSEAVLSVEIGQTSTRIESYPSKNDQSRAIELDLVEERRDRAAIRMEAYRSRVMKSYNKHVRS; encoded by the exons ATGGAAAAAATATCACTAGCCCTGGTGATGACGGTCCGAAAACTCATGCCTTATTTCCTCTCCCATCCCATTGTGGTCCTCACCAATTCTCCACTCGGGAGGATCATGACACACGCCGAAGTCTCAGGAAGAATGGTTAAATGGACTGTAGAGCTCGGGGAGTATGACATCGAATATAAACCTCGAGTTGCTATAAAAGCCCAAGCATTGACAGACTTCCTAATAGAAATGATTCAACCGGGAGAAGAAGAGGTATGGAGAATTTTTGTTGATGGTGCATCGAATTTATCAGGATGTGGAGTGGGGGTGGTCCTGATTGCCCCATCAGGAGTGAAGATCAAGCTGGCTCTAAGGATCGACTCCAGGGTCACCAATAATGAAGCAGAGTATGAAGCTGTTCTAGCAGGGTTGCAAGCTGCCCGGGAAGTCGGTGCTTCCCGGGTCATTATTTATTCTGACTCTCAATTGGTCACACAGCAAATCAAGGGAACATATGAGGCCAAGAATGAGAAAATGCTCAAGTATTTGGGACTCATCACAACCCGGGCTTCCCTTTTTTCCGATTGGAGCATTGAAAAAATTCCTAGGGAGAAAAATGAAGAAGCTGATATCTTAGCCAAATTGGCTGCCTCCATGTCGGACATAAGCACCCGGGAAGTCCTCTGTTTCATCCGGTTGGTGCTTTCTGTTGACGAAGAAGCACCCCCGACTCAGAGAAGCTCGTGGATGACTCCTCTCATTGGATATGTAGTCCATGGCAAGCTCCCAGAAGATCGGGCCCGAGCCGTAAAAATCAAAAAACAAGCACCCAGGTTCGtctttttgaatgatgtttTATACAGGCGATCATATCAAGGCCCATTGCTAAAATGGGTATCAGAGAATGAGGTAGAGTATGTCCTCCGGGAAATACACGAGGGGTGCTGTGGCGAACACCTCGGTGGGAATGTCCTGTCCCGGAAAGCTATATTGGCCGGATTTTGGTGGCCCCAAATGAATCAAGATGCTGCCCGACTTGTTCAAAAATGCCAGG CCCGAGCACAGAAGAAATTCCTTCTTGTGGTTGTGGATTATTTCTCCAAGTGGGTAGAAGCCGAGCCATTAGCCAAAATTACTGAGGAGGAGGTCAtgaaatttctttggaaaaaTATTGTTTGCAAATATGGCATACCAAGAAAATTGATTTCAGATAATGGGAGgcaattccagggaaagaaGATCACCTCGTGGTGTCAGGAAATGAAGATCATTCAATCTTTCACCTCAGTGGCTTACCCTCAAGCTAATGGCCAAACGGAAGTAACCAACAGAATCATTGTTCAAGCATTAAAGGCCCGACTCCATGGGAAAGGTAAAGATTGGGTGGAGGAATTACCAAGTGTATTATGGGCATATCGAACTACACCACAAACATCTACTCGGGAAACTCCCTACAGCGTAGTCTATGATTCAGAAGCAGTCCTATCTGTGGAAATTGGGCAAACTTCTACTCGAATAGAATCTTATCCGAGCAAAAATGATCAGTCTCGGGCCATTGAACTTGATCTAGTTGAAGAAAGGAGAGATCGGGCAGccattcgaatggaagcttatCGCAGCCGGGTAATGAAATCCTACAACAAACACGTCCGATCATGA
- the LOC142527165 gene encoding uncharacterized protein LOC142527165, which produces MAMLHCYGDQIKCKVFLTTLVDSAQRWFEGLAPQSIHCFEDFQKVFLHQFSSSKKYKKSAFSLFEMKQGQDETLRAYIKRFNQVALNVPACAPETKTTAFMQGLWEGDFFRSLTKNLPENFEDLLSWAEKYINMEEAHNQKREALKRARGDRVVKLEERAYKKSGLGHFSHVLLRIARGQEIQECSSDMIPRPSSAAQPPRSEKKGFCSLHKECSHSTNECRTLRKEFNRRSVPESRPSRDEPRSPPWLSRRPGSSAPKRPANIPSGSRRAEGSSREERSKQTERKDPSPSRGVIKMISGGSTDGDSNRARKARSRRECLEVDGSGRNEPVISFGPEDLRGVSLPHNDALVIQARVANYDVLRVFVDNGSSVNVIFKEALVQMDLHEY; this is translated from the coding sequence atggccatgttACATTGCTATGGAGACCAGATCAAGTGTAAAGTGTTTTTAACTACCCTTGTCGATTCTGCACAAAGATGGTTCGAAGGGCTGGCACCACAGAGTATTCATTGTTTTGAAGATTTTCAAAAAGTATTCTTGCATCAATTCAGTAGTAGCAAGAAATACAAAAAGAGTGCTTTCAGCCTGTTTGAGATGAAGCAGGGACAAGACGAAACCTTAAGGGCGTATATCAAAAGATTCAACCAGGTGGCTCTGAATGTCCCAGCCTGTGCACCCGAGACAAAAACTACCGCGTTCATGCAAGGACTGTGGGAAGGGGATTTCTTTCGATCCCTGACCAAAAACTTGCCCGAGAACTTCGAAGATCTCTTGTCCTGGGCGGAGAAATATATTAATATGGAAGAGGCGCATAACCAAAAAAGAGAAGCTTTGAAAAGAGCCAGAGGAGACCGGGTTGTCAAGCTCGAGGAGAGAGCTTACAAGAAAAGTGGTCTGGGACATTTCTCCCATGTCCTTCTGAGAATTGCCCGAGGTCAGGAAATCCAAGAATGCAGCTCGGACATGATTCCTCGACCGAGTTCAGCAGCCCAACCACCCAGATCAGAGAAGAAAGGGTTTTGTAGCCTTCACAAAGAATGTTCTCACAGTACTAATGAATGCCGAACTTTGAGAAAAGAATTCAATAGGCGCTCTGTACCAGAGTCTCGTCCTTCCCGAGATGAGCCTCGATCACCACCTTGGTTATCTCGGCGACCCGGATCCAGTGCTCCCAAGAGACCAGCAAACATCCCGAGTGGAAGCAGAAGAGCAGAAGGGAGCTCCCGGGAAGAAAGAAGCAAACAAACTGAAAGGAAGGACCCTTCCCCGAGCCGAGgagtaataaaaatgatttcgGGAGGGTCAACCGATGGCGATTCCAATCGGGCTCGGAAGGCAAGAAGTAGAAGGGAGTGCTTGGAGGTTGATGGAAGTGGGAGAAATGAGCCAGTTATTAGCTTTGGCCCAGAAGACCTCAGGGGAGTCAGTCTACCCCACAATGATGCCCTTGTTATCCAAGCGCGAGTGGCTAATTATGATGTCTTGAGAGTATTTGTGGACAATGGCAGCTCTGTCAATGTCATCTTTAAAGAGGCACTGGTCCAAATGGATTTGCATGAATATTAA